The following proteins come from a genomic window of Corallococcus sp. NCRR:
- a CDS encoding tetratricopeptide repeat protein: MTTESKATVSNDNEKPLSGPEMLERATEGFNLFQDGNFNESLAIFEQLSAMDSSEAYFQTALGACHLALEDLDTAVACFNRAIELDPTDITPFVNRGEAFLRQGRTTEAARDFQHAVSLDPEDKDPLSRRARMLAAAALESSDEASESEAPEDRS; the protein is encoded by the coding sequence ATGACGACTGAATCCAAGGCCACGGTGTCGAACGACAACGAGAAGCCCCTGTCCGGACCGGAGATGCTCGAGCGGGCCACGGAGGGTTTCAACCTCTTCCAGGACGGGAACTTCAACGAGTCGCTGGCCATCTTCGAGCAGCTCTCGGCCATGGACTCGAGCGAGGCCTACTTCCAGACCGCTCTGGGCGCCTGCCACCTGGCGCTGGAGGACCTGGACACCGCCGTGGCGTGCTTCAACCGCGCCATCGAGCTGGACCCCACCGACATCACCCCCTTCGTCAACCGGGGCGAGGCGTTCCTCCGTCAGGGCCGGACGACGGAAGCGGCCCGTGACTTCCAGCATGCCGTGTCGCTGGACCCCGAGGACAAGGACCCCCTGAGCCGTCGTGCGCGCATGCTGGCCGCCGCGGCCCTGGAGAGCTCGGACGAGGCTTCGGAATCCGAAGCCCCCGAGGACCGCTCGTAG